The Primulina tabacum isolate GXHZ01 chromosome 1, ASM2559414v2, whole genome shotgun sequence genome contains the following window.
GCCAAAATCCATGCATGCTGATGATTCCAAGCAACAAAATACTCGTTTCAAATTTGTTAGGTACATTCACAATAGACAATCAAATGTTTTCAACCAAAATTTCATTTAGTTTGCCCATTTTcgacttattttattttttaatctgtTTGAATTTTATGTATCATAATTAGACCAAAAGGTTGAGCAGATAATATTAAATATGCAATTTAAATTTCTTTTCAGAATTAACTATTAGttcaaacaaaaaatatttgCCAATGTTATGAACTAAtcattattaaattttgttttaattccaaaattttaaatcaaacgGTGCTTCGTTATTATTATAGATTTTTTGTCTCATATTTTCTTATGTTTTACCGTGACTAACATAAACATTAATTTCCTCATCattaaaatgataattaaattagtcaaaataaattaaataaaaaatgctACAATTGAAATACTAttatttcaaaagaaaatattattaataaattttttttatcaaattattcggtgccatattttcaaaaaaccattttcaataattaaaaaaaaaaacaaaatgtgtataaattaattttaatatttagtgTATATTTCTATAAAATAAATAGAGTtcaaaataatacatttaatttacataaattatgaaattaatgTCCAGACAAGAAGGGGATATATAGTAGGCATTTTGTCGAACAAGAAAAGATGTGCATTACATGTCGAGcaaaataactaaaataaagAAACGGAAATGCTCTTAAAACCTGTGTAATTTGACATTGTTTTCTACACTGCCCAGCAGCAACGCATTCCAATTTACAACAAACATGGCCAGTCAAATTTCTGTTTGCCTGATCTTTCGGGTTCTGAACGAGAGAAATGTCGTCTAGACTATCACAAACCGTAAATCAATATAAGAAAAACACCAAAACAATCACATTATTATATAGGTTAATGTTTCTAATCGATCATCATGTGCAGCATGAGAGATACCCGAACTTTATCGCAGTATCTCTTGATCATATCAAAGTACTGCATGGCATCATTTGGTCGCAGCCCTTCCATAAAAAACCGGAACAGGTTAGAGTGTGTCTCACGCATTACATCCAAAGATTGCTGCAATACTTTCTCTTGCTGTGATTTGTTCAGCTCCGTGGCCTCCATCAATGGCATTAGCTCTCTCTCTTCTTCTTCGAAGTGTTGCTTGCAATTTTCCTGTGAGGCACAAAGATATTTAGAAAATCACCCATCTTTTTTTTCCTGTGGCCAGTGAATGGGACTCGAAAAACTTGCCTTCAGTCTTTTGAGCCGCAATAAAAGGTTGGATAGGACCTCTAGGTAGTCAGGGCTCCCTACATTCATAACTCCTATGGTCTTTATCTCTTCTTTGATCCCATTCATAATAGGTAAGTCTCTTGCATGTTCTTCATTTGCAGCCTTGCACAATCCTGCATATTTTACGAGCTAAATTATCAATAGCTAGTCGTTTACATGACCACTTCATAGAGTTTGAAGCACAATGTGCGTTTGTGCAAGTGTGCATAAAGAAGAAAGCAATCATCTTTCATTTGAAAAGTAATTTAATCAAGCAGCACACCAAATTTGTTTGATCGAAATCGAGATCAAAACCCATGCTAAATTAACGTAAGGTAGTGGTGTTCCTTTCTTTAACAGCTGAGATGGAGCAGGGTTGAGTTGTAAAGTTGACACCTTCAGTTCTTTCATATCCTGTGTGACTGATGGCTAGGATCACATGAGCTTTCATCTCCATGCAGAATTATAGTTATATTATTATTCCTGCCCGTACATTAAATGTTGAAatcaaattgaaacaaaaaaccTTAAAAATTAACAGGGTGCTGGGTACTTATAATGTCATAGCACGACTCATGATCCCTAGCTCTCTTACTACTTCTAGTTTTATAGGACGATGATACCACATGTCTGAAAACTTATCCTTGTTTCACCCTTGAAGTTGAAGTCTGAATCATTTATGCACAACATATGCAGAAACATTATGTCACAACTTGACCCAGTTCTTCCTTCCCTTGATCGAACACTCTAAGTATGGATTACAGGTtcaataaaacaataaaaatttgtTGTTACATAGCATCCAAGTTATGAAGTCACTAATAAGACTGAGACTTCAACCTGGTAGGCTAGTTTTTTGAGCTTCCCTCTTATACTTTTGGCCAAACATTGGTGCTTTAATCGTGAATCAACCCAACGAGGACAATCTGAGAAAAAATAGTTACTCCAGGTAATTGCTGGTAATTTGGAATATATTCATTTTATCTGCGGCATTATAATGCTATGATGTCGAATATCAATAGATGAATGAAAGCAATAGAGAACAAATGAACTTGGGCATTGACTTCTCAAAAGTGCTCTGATGCCATATTGACTTGCATCACATTCTCGAGTGAATAACATAAATTTGGGAGGATCTCCCACCTAACAAGCTAGGCTTCTAAGTTCAGGTCTCTTCTCTAAAACTTATGACCTAACACAAATACAATCCAGTAATAGGTAATGCCAAATCCGTCTCATTATggaagaaaataaatattccCCTGCAGTAATACACAAAAATTGAAATACTATAACATCTCCTTCCGTTGAAAATAATTAATGGCAAGTCCAAAAATATTAACTTTATACCTACAATACTCTTCAACAATGAATAACGAACAAAATGAAACAAGATTTGGTTTCTTATTATTTCTAGTCAAGGGGCACTTTAGAGACTAAAGCTGGAAAAATCTAAGAAAAGAAAGCAAATCAAATCTGTTAGCACCTCGATCAGCGGACTCAAGGATCTGAAACAGCACGGTCTCCTCCATCTGTGCGTGTTCGAGCATCACCTGTTGCAGCTGTGAGTAGCTCTTCCCAAACTTCTTCACCTCCATTCTTGGGCTACCCATGGAGGGATCTCCCCGTGCCTTCCCCCCTCGCGCCATCATGTCCTCGGCCCACTTGACCATTTTTTCCAAGTGCCAGTTGATGCTCCTGTGTTGCAGGACCACCACCCACACCACCACCGGTGTCGCTTCACCGCACCACCCCCAAATGTTACTACTAGTATTAGCGGCAGAGGTGACCGCTGCAGCCTCGGGATCGGGGAATTTGGAGTCGAGGTAACGGAGGATGTCTTCTACGGATCCGGAAACAATGTCGGATTGATACACGAGGACGGGGGTTTGGTGGGTCTCCGAAGGGATGAAATGTAGCTTGACTGGTTTGTAGAGCAGAGCTAATCTGATGTGGGAAGTGGCGAAACTGTCCGGTGGGCCGTAGAGTTTGATCACCGGAGGTGGCTTCACCAACTCCGACGGCGCAATCTCCGCCGTGGACTTTCTTTCAGCTCCGATGCAGTTCCCCATTCTGCAACTCTACACCAAGCCGTAGGACCAGAGAAATTGGGTCGTAAATTCGGAAAAAAACATTTGGCACATTATTTTCAGCAGATTGAAAGAAGCAAAACAAATTATCAAAGCTTCGTGGGAGATATTGGGTAGCTTGCTTACCGTTCTTAGCAGATACCGTAGACAGAGGAAAAAACGATAAATGCTTAGAGCTTAAGTCGATGATCAACGAAAACGAGGGCCACCACGGtctcatacaaaaaaaaaaaaaataaaaaaataaaaaaccaaataaaaaattcatCGAACAAAAATTGATACTTGAAATaatctcataaaaataaaatatggaaatcgtctcgtaatttttttttgaattttttaaaactacTATAATAATCtacctatattcacaataaaaaaataatattcttaacataaaaagtaatattttttcatggatgactcaaataagagatctgtctcacaaaatatgacatgtgagaccgtctcacacaaatttttcccCATAATATTACAATAGAGTATCGATATCGATCTTAAGTTAAAAATTTGACATCTTATAATCATTAGTCGCGCTATTACAATACTTTGTTTCCAACTAAATACATCTtgctaattttatttatttatttattggttacaaacacctagttttaaacattttttttaagtaattcTTGAATAAgacatttatttaataaaaattggaATTTATAAACACAAATCTTTTTCTAATATATGTTTCTACTTGAAAAATCATATGTAAAACATTGTATATCATATCAAACAAACAATCTACTTACCATTAAATTCttatccttttttttttacaaaaaaaaaaaaagagagatatGGTGGTTACCACTCATTAAATTTGGTACCTTTTTCCTCTTCctttaatattttttcctttGTGAATTATTTAGTTGGTCATGTTGGCTTCATTGTGTCCGAATAGAATCCATGTGTACTTGGTGTCGAAGTTATCTGCTCATTAAAAAAGGTCCAACATCGATACCTTTAATTAGTTAAAGAcatcaattatatatattacaaCAACTACATGCACATGCTTGTCGGAATTTCATTGCCTTTCTTATTAAATTGGGAAGGTAAAATTGTGTATGGAATTGAAAGTTGTAATAAAGATATCAAATTACTGAGGTTGttgcaaatattgttttcaatatatttatgatcattaaataaaataatgtgtTAGTATGATGTATGTGAAGTTATGCTATTTTTTTCCTCGGAAAATTTAAACATTGGTTCTCTTGAAATGTATTTAAAAGTTTTGAGGTTAGGTCGTATTGTTTaatgtttaagaaaaataaataataaaataatttttatggtgAAATTTAAAAGACAATTATGAATCTGTTTTGTCTACGAACAAGAAAGGTAGTTGTAATGCAACTTTGAATCTCATGGGAGTTCGAATTTGCCTCGGGATGAACGATGGCGACATGCTTAACACGTGCAAGTCGGACGGAAGTGGTGTTTCCGGTGGCGGACGGACGAGTAACGCGTAagaacctgctcttgggaggtGAACAACATCGAATAAAGCTCTTTGAATGATGAATCTTTTCCCATAGTTATGGTGGTAGTTATTAAGACCGAAATGTCATGCCGCGAGactcgggatttgacaccgGGGTTGTTTAAAAATCACACAATCGCAACAACAAGCCTTTATAGCATAGTGTAAACTGAAACCAGTTTATAAATCATAATTCAACGAAATAACATTGTCTTACAACTCAAAACGAAACAGTAAATAATGCGGAAACGTCTTACAATTTATTTAgtcataaaattcgaaatataatCTATTATTGGTCTTGCACATCATCAGCCCCAAAAGTGTTCCGATTCCTCCTCCTCGAGTTCCTCCTCGGATTTCTCTGGAAAAAGTTGTAAGGGgttgagtattttgggaatactcagcaagtgggggcgaACAGCAAGTGGGGGCGAATCGAGTacaataaaacaacatgcataatttcgaaatttaaacCTTTAACCCATGACTTGCAAACATAATTCATAGCACATGCATAACATTGATCATCACTGAGATTCATCtgctttctatggtttactgatatcagtccctaattttacTCCTTTAAGGGGGCGAGGCTGTATACCGGTTATATCCCCCACcacgtaagggtacgtcatggttgagattcccacccatatacagtcgactcctcaTAGTGCTTAAAACCGTGTGACAACCAacatgagaaaaaaaaaacggAATTTGTACTCGACTATTTTTGAAACCGAACACATGCATAATCCGAAAATGTAActttaaaacagcccacttaccgtatatCTTGATGCTAAAAACGTGGATGCTTGGCTTCAGGAATTGGGTCGCTTCTCGTTCCTGTTCGGACAGCGCTTCGGCTTCGATTTCTAGCCTACTTCGGGACGATTTTCGGGCAAAGTTTTGGCTAAGGGAGCTGCTGAATTTTCGAGAGTTTCAGcaagggattttcgaaaattagggTAGGGAATCTATTTCCGCATCtgataaaatattatatcaCCATAGAACATGTGTAGGTTGAGGACTAGTATACACACAATTTAAAGCCCTCGGCAATTCGACTATGTCAAACCAATTGATTTTAACAAATAATGCGCCTAGCGGCTtagaaaaacaataatttttcagttaataaaaaatctcataaaaactttttaaataaatttataatttattccaAACTATCATCTCATAGAACTTATAAAATTcaattatttactcgttatctCTGCAAAGtattgtattattattattcaaaaaataattacaaaatataaaaaaataaactcaaatcttaaaaaaagaaaaaaaccaaATGAATGCATTCACACAAACCTTAAATAcccaattaaaataatgcataaaaCATAACCAGATATATTTCTATTGCTAAGTTACACTTTATATTCTAACTCTTTTTTTTCAATCCTTCAGGAAACAACTCATCTGTCAATGCTGGAGCAATCCATTGAATCTGATAAAAAGTTGTATCCCACAAGTCGTCATCTCCTTCCAAAGTTAAAATCTCCTTTTCCTTCATCCTCTGCACAATCTTCCTTAACAAATCCGGAATCGTGTTCGGGATTTTCGATTCCCCGTATCCTCCCAAATCGGCCTTCATACAAGTATCCATCCTTCTTAATATTCCCAGCCAAAATGTCCTGAAGTTGGGACTTTCGGAAATAGGCATCAAGAAGTGCAAGCATAGTTCTGTCAAAACTTCCATCGAAAGCTTAAGCGTGTTCTCCATGCTTCTTGTCTCCCTCTCGGCATTCTCTCGTCTCGAGTACTGTTGCATCTTTTCGTGCAAGTCATCGACCATAGCGAACACGATGTTATAGAAAGAGTTGATGCAGTTCATAGGTGTGAATAAGATATCCTCGGCTAATACGAAGCACTTTTGTAGGGATATGACAGCACGGTTTCGCACTTCTTCTCTTCTTGCTAAGCTTGTTTTCCTAAGGGATTCTCCGAGTTTCTGAAAGAAGCTTACGGGGTTGTAAATCCGCGTACTTTCTTCTATAGAAGAGATGCTTGTGTTGCTTGCCATGCTCATGCAACTTCCAGGATCAGAATATCCTGTCCTATACCATTCGACCAACAAATTCGCTGATTCTGCAAGTAAATCCATTATTTTCACGTTACACTCGACTCGACTATGCTTTAGCGCTACAAACGAGAATGCACAATCTATGCAGTAGGAATAGTTTGTTCGAGTAATGTGGAACTCATCAGACATCAAACCGATTAGGGTCTCGACACCTTGGTCGTATGTTTCGTGGTGACGTCCCGTGACAGATAAAAGATTTAGGACAGACATCCAACCCAATTGCGTAAGTAATTTGTCGGGGTACTCTGTTATGATTTTGCTCACAGATTGTAACAAGAATTCGCAGCAAGTATCAAGAATCTCCTTTTCCATCCTCCACATCAAATTTATCGACTTGAAGATTAGTTCTTCCACATCCTCCAGTTCCGAGGCCAGAAGCTTGAGGCACATTTTCATCAGGCATAATATGGCCTTTTCGGCAAATGGGATCGGTGAAAAAAGCGGAAATTGTGCCACTTCCAAGAAGAACTCATGGTACTGAGGCCAGAATTTTGAGAATCGGTGCATATTTGCCAACGAAATGGAATTAATTAGGTCCCAACAAAACGCCACCGTCTCTTCCTCCTCAATTGAGGTGCTGAACTTTTGACCTTTCCCAGCTGCAGTAAATATAATACAACGCCCAAGATCAAGTATCGAATCATCAGGTAGGATTGAACTAGTGGTGAATATGCTTCCGATACGACAATGTTGAATGATTTTCATGTTTTGTTCGAATTCACTCAAGCCAAGATTCAGAGCTTCTTCTACTGTCTCCATTGACAGGATATTAACAAATCTACCCATTATGCCAGAAGAACGGCGAAAGTGTGCAACTTTAGGAACATTACTAGGAAAAACAACACCGCCTGAATCAAGTTTTTCATCTTGTGACTCGGAGTTGACTATATCAGAATCATTCTCTGGTTCTAGAACCGACTGTGGAAGTAACTTAAGTCTCTTGAGCTTCAATAAGCAATCAATAATGGTCCTCCAGCCCCCTCGAATCGAACCTTTGAATGTATTTGCTACAGTAAAAATTGCCAGAGTTGCCATTTTTGGTTTAATGTCATTGCTGAAAGCATATAGCGTTTCCTCAGCTGTTGCGTAAGGGTTTAGCAATGCCGTGAATTTGGAAAATGTGCTAAGAAGCTCATCAAGAGTGTCCTCGAGTCCATACTGAGCTATTCGAGAGATTGAAAACAGTGCTTCAATGCATTCATGGAGGATTTCTTCATCATCGGTGTGCTCAAAAACTGCCGCAAGGGTCGCGACTGAGGGTCCGGCTATGGTAGCAAACATATCTCTTCCTATTCGACGATCAAAATCACATAATATATAGGGTTGAATGATCTTGGACCGATTTATCAACTGGATCCATCGACTTGGATTCATTTTTGCTGGTGTTCCGGATTGGTTAAAAATTGCGATGGCATTGGTTGCAATGGAATGAAATAGCTCAGAAAGGTATTCTCGGGGGAGATCGCTTCCACCATTTATTGCTCTATTGTTTCTAATGAATTCTTCCTCtgtcattttctttttcacttGTGCATTGTGTTGATCAGTGTTCAGCATAATGAGCGAATAGCACAGGACAAAGACTGCATCCTTGCTCACGAAGATTTCTGAGGATTGCTGGTCATAGAATTTTTCTGAGAATGCTTCAAGAATTCTTTGTATCTTTTGAGACTCTCCTGGCAGTCTAAACGTCTCCAGGTACGTTCGAAGAGCGGTGTCAAGAATCATTCCTGAGAACTCAAATGTGTTTGTGAACTCATTGAGGACTTGGATGTGAAAATCATCGGGATCACCTAGGTAATCTCCGATCATCGTCTTGTCTAGCCTCGGAGTGTACCGAAAGAAGAGAGCGTGTGCTTTGGGATCCGGTGGATCAGATATCAAGCGAGAAATCTTTAGATACTCCAATCCCTTTTTGTCATCTCGGTTAAAATGACTGCCGGCGATCAATATCTTCCGTTTTTGCAGCTTTCTCACCCTCACATAATCCACCCAACTGTCTGTATTTTCCTCTTTCGGCTTCTCTTCCCAAAAAGGCCTGTACCCAGAAATCTCAACTAAGTGCATTCCCGAAGGTATGGACTCTTCCTCTTTATCAATGTTATCAGCAATATTGTGAAAAATACCTACGAGGCCTTCGAAAGCTTGCACCTGAATACT
Protein-coding sequences here:
- the LOC142537696 gene encoding uncharacterized protein LOC142537696, yielding MGNCIGAERKSTAEIAPSELVKPPPVIKLYGPPDSFATSHIRLALLYKPVKLHFIPSETHQTPVLVYQSDIVSGSVEDILRYLDSKFPDPEAAAVTSAANTSSNIWGWCGEATPVVVWVVVLQHRSINWHLEKMVKWAEDMMARGGKARGDPSMGSPRMEVKKFGKSYSQLQQVMLEHAQMEETVLFQILESADRGLCKAANEEHARDLPIMNGIKEEIKTIGVMNVGSPDYLEVLSNLLLRLKRLKENCKQHFEEEERELMPLMEATELNKSQQEKVLQQSLDVMRETHSNLFRFFMEGLRPNDAMQYFDMIKRYCDKVRVSLMLHMMID
- the LOC142537701 gene encoding ARF guanine-nucleotide exchange factor GNL2; this encodes MDNKEHDETIKSNMTKAKRKELGVSCMLNTEIGAVLAVIRRAPDQNTGIYHHPDENFDASILQSLKSLRALLFNPQQEWRTVDPSLYLSPFLDVIQSDDIPAAATAVALQSILKILRLGVFDEKTPGAKDVVNLAVTAITGCRLQRTNPAAEEAVMMRILQVLTLIMRHRASVLLTDHSVCTVVNTCFQVVQQSTGRGDLLQRNGRYTMHELIQIIYSRLPEIEVNDWENSESDTEDNNMDTGYGIRSAIDIFHFLCSLLNVVEIMDTDGLTSDENIQHFALVLINSAIELSGDSIGKHPKLLRKIHDDLFHHLIHYGANSSPLVLSMICSTVLNIYHFLRRSIRLQLEAFFSYVLLKVPNAGSPLQLQEVAIEAVVNFCRQPSFIVEAYVNYDCDPTFSNVFEKTGKLLCKYAFPTGGALTSIQVQAFEGLVGIFHNIADNIDKEEESIPSGMHLVEISGYRPFWEEKPKEENTDSWVDYVRVRKLQKRKILIAGSHFNRDDKKGLEYLKISRLISDPPDPKAHALFFRYTPRLDKTMIGDYLGDPDDFHIQVLNEFTNTFEFSGMILDTALRTYLETFRLPGESQKIQRILEAFSEKFYDQQSSEIFVSKDAVFVLCYSLIMLNTDQHNAQVKKKMTEEEFIRNNRAINGGSDLPREYLSELFHSIATNAIAIFNQSGTPAKMNPSRWIQLINRSKIIQPYILCDFDRRIGRDMFATIAGPSVATLAAVFEHTDDEEILHECIEALFSISRIAQYGLEDTLDELLSTFSKFTALLNPYATAEETLYAFSNDIKPKMATLAIFTVANTFKGSIRGGWRTIIDCLLKLKRLKLLPQSVLEPENDSDIVNSESQDEKLDSGGVVFPSNVPKVAHFRRSSGIMGRFVNILSMETVEEALNLGLSEFEQNMKIIQHCRIGSIFTTSSILPDDSILDLGRCIIFTAAGKGQKFSTSIEEEETVAFCWDLINSISLANMHRFSKFWPQYHEFFLEVAQFPLFSPIPFAEKAILCLMKMCLKLLASELEDVEELIFKSINLMWRMEKEILDTCCEFLLQSVSKIITEYPDKLLTQLGWMSVLNLLSVTGRHHETYDQGVETLIGLMSDEFHITRTNYSYCIDCAFSFVALKHSRVECNVKIMDLLAESANLLVEWYRTGYSDPGSCMSMASNTSISSIEESTRIYNPVSFFQKLGESLRKTSLARREEVRNRAVISLQKCFVLAEDILFTPMNCINSFYNIVFAMVDDLHEKMQQYSRRENAERETRSMENTLKLSMEVLTELCLHFLMPISESPNFRTFWLGILRRMDTCMKADLGGYGESKIPNTIPDLLRKIVQRMKEKEILTLEGDDDLWDTTFYQIQWIAPALTDELFPEGLKKKS